The DNA sequence TGAGTCACGTTTATGGGAACGTAACTGTACGGACAGAATATATATCTGTCCtcatgattgtatattgtttaacgtccctctcaagaattttcactcatacggagacgtcaccattgccagtgaagggctgcaaaatttaggccaatgctcggcgcttatggcccttcagcagggagggttctttatcgtaccacacctgctgtgacacggggcctcggtttttgcggtctcatccgaaggactaaCAGATGAAGTTACGAAAACGATGAAAGCAAAGACGTTATAAAATGGattaaatttcttttatttcatgacAGATATATCCCCATTTATCTGAAATTCTTGAATATGATTCATAATCATGACAAAACTTTCGGGTCATATTCATAATGGCAACTACAGTTTTCAACAGTACAAGGCAAGGGAGTAAATAGATTCAATATCTATTTCCTGCTGACCTTATAATAGAGACAAGGACTTTATTCGAGGTTAGATCACGCCTTGTGTCATTCTATGGAAAGTACCGACATACTACATTATGAAGACATTGCTAGTTAAGGGagtaaaattgattgattgttgtttaacgtccctttcgagaatatttcgctcACATGGAGaccaccactgccggtgaaaaATGTATCTTGGAGGTATCCAAAGGAGCCTTAGGCAACATGGCAGACATATTCAACGCCTTTTTTCCTATTGACTTTATAGAAATGAATGGATTCAACATTTGTACAGTTTGAAGATTACCATCAGGATAACGAATTGGAGGAAGCATGTAGAAAACGACAGGTGTTCGTGGATCCACAGGGAAGTCCTGGGTCCAATCCTTGCCACCTCGCCCGAAATATAGGATCGACGGCATGGTTCTGAAATCATAGAATAAACTTACAATATAGGATAGCAACTGTCTAAATTGATTTGTCAATATACAGTAATACCTACCTAATGGCAACTTACCTTATTTTCTTAGCATCTTCTTCACTGATTTCCAACTTGGTAACTGCGAGTGGATACAATTTTGTGTCTGGGGAAACTCCATTTCCCAACAGATTACGAAAAGCTGTGAACGCACCCGTGGCCACAAGGACTTTCTTTGCTAGAATTCTTCTCCCAGAATCGGTTGTCACTTCCATGACCATATCGGTGTCGCCACGAACCACGCGCGAGATGCCTCGAGCAACCTCTTGCACATGTTGGCATCCATTTTTCTTTGCAATGGTTATCTGAGCTTTCACGAGTCTTCTGGGACTTATGTATCCTGCCAACTGTGCTTCGAACACCACCTCGTCATCTTCTGGGATTGACAGAAAGGGAAACAGAGAGCGAGCCGCTGTTCCACTCAACACTTTTGCTCCTATCCTGTCTTTTTTAGCGACGTCCTTTACTGCAGTGATGTAATCTTCTCCTCGATTGCCAATCATTAAACAACCAACTTCACTGGCAATATCGATTCCTATGTAGTAATTCTAAACTTTAATTAACATCTTAATTGTCAATTTTATTAGCTTTGAAAGATTATTgatcacaatctaattaaaattagatcctatgatccgctcatctactgtCGCTACACATATGAGCGGATCAtgggatctaattttaattagattgtattgATCATGAATTTAAACACAAAGCTATGTATATGACAGAAAAAGTGTAACTACATGACATGAACACGAACACAACAGCTCAACAAAGTTTACCTGATTCCACCTCGATGTCAGTGTATCTAGGTATTGACCTTTGGGCTAGTTTTGCCCAGACTGGGTCGGAGGTTGATTGCATGTATATTCTGCCTTCATCGTAATGTCCACCATATATGTCCCTATTCGGATCAGGCGAGCACTTCTGGAAGTGGAATGATATTGATACATACACACTTTGATGAGTATGCAGTCAGTGAAGTCTAATCACGACTAGGCAGTtatgtgatgtacatgtatgcgtaaGGTCGGGATCCGATAGTGTTACGGACTAAGGTTTACCCTTGTATTGCATCAAAAATGTTTCCATGGTTGTAATATATACTTATTTCTCTCTTTAGATTTCTTTAAAGTTTGCATTTAAAATAAGTTCCACAAAGTAAACACCCAACTGCATGATATTGTATCTTATAATTTAGGAAATCTATATCAAACAATGCTCACAGTTTTTGTAAATGATTTCAGACTCGAATGAAATGGTAAAGATAATGAATGACCAAGACATAAGACAGTTACTTCTTCAAcgaaaatggaaaaaggaaatatttatgcctagtgatcagtcattcaaaacattactttgtgaAACACCACTATGATTCTAagactctgaagttgatattaaaaagatgctcgcgttcctcactgacaatatctttgtagtctccggtgatcaggttttccaacaatctgttggaattctcatggacacgagtctcgtggggatccaggtaagaataggtcctcagtaacccttgcttgccgtaagatcgaggcgactacatggggatgagaccgcaaaaaccgtttttatattcttacgaggcagaatttatttaaaaggttctacatgagaagaaaaaaatctcttgctgtggccttcaacgcgacatttagatatatcgacaacgttttatctattaacgataatcatttttatacgcctgtcattagacgggacgtattattttatggcgctgtccgtccatccgtcccgggtcatgttttccggacttttgttccgtaacggatgcatgtacaactttgaaatttggtcacaataactccctcaagaattgtaagagtgagtttgcatttcagctggattggtccatccttgacctactttagggctgtgagtaggtcaaacagttttctggacttttttcgttgcagatacagatattgccctgaaatttacacataagcttcctttcagagttgagtttgcatttcagctggatagGTCCGTCCGTCTGTGACCTAAGGACTACaagtaggtcaaagtttttcgggctttttttcattatggatacagatattgcccttgAATTTAGTCAAAGatttcctcttggaggaattcaagttcagtttgcatttcaactggattggtccatccttgacctactttttgggaaaaaataggtcaaacagtattccgggctttttttcattatggatacagatattgccctgatatttagtcaaaggcttcctctcagaggaataccagttcagttttcatttcagctggattggtccatccttgattTACggttggactaaaaataggtcagacagttttccgggcttttttttttcattacggatacagatattgccctgatatatATGTgatagtataaatatgaatttctatatgtatttattcgttttgatatttttcattgatcGTTTTGCTAAATACAATCTTAAAATTCACTTTACCGTAAGTTCAATTGCGCATCTGGATTGAGTTGGCTGAgtaaagttttattctgttatttcattggttctttgatttcattggtcatttcatatttctttatccaataatagtatttcagtatatgtataaatctacCGCGCTTACCTATGTAGTTAGAGCAGTAATACGTTTTGAAGAGTTACAACCAGCTGATATCTTCCGCATCTTATGGTATGTTATTTCTATATTAAAGTATATGTTTCATTTCCATATAAAGAACCGATAtacgtaattattttgattgcaagtTCTTTACTTTACTGTAATTTTGCTTTCAAAGTCATAATGATTATATGAGTCTGTAAGATcttaatctaaattatttacagaacacatgcacatatttttgtaaagtaTAGTATGCTTCTAAAACGTTTACTGTGGGTGCAATTTACAATTGTCATATTTCActtatgtttttctttcttgatttgtaatattatctatctgttattgtaggtgaatgtctttattttctactgaataaattaataaaaccaACATCTGCCTTCCTGCTCGGTTACAtatagtcaaaggcttcctctcggaggaagacaagtgcagtgaacatttcagctggattggcgcacaatgacctacagtactttaggggtagaagtaggtcaaacagttttccagattgtTTTTGGTatgtcacaggtattgctctgaaatttagtcacaacctccctttcagagaaatacataatcagttcacatttcaacttaattggtgtaccatgacctactttagggctaaaagtagagcaaatagtttcctggacttttaatcatcatagatagatattgaaccaacattttgtttcaacctcactctcggagaaatatataatcagttcacatgtcagatggattggtgcaccatgacccacttagagacttttctattcagaatgtgtgttgtattaATTCaaagtgcacaatatgcttccaggttgaatttcactgtccgacgggcgtatattgtactgtttgcggtactcttgtcagtcatatgtcgattcgaaaTATCGCCcttgaactcgaaataaaagacaccacagagtcctcttcatctgcttcgtacttagatattttattgaaaataaatattaacgacaaactaacaactcaacttcatgacaaacgggattattttagcttctccattgttaacttcccacatttatgtacatgtagcaacattccattatcacttgcatatggtgcttatatctctcaactgattcgatacgcaagagcttgttctgcgtatgatcagtttttagatcgaggcaggctactgacatacaagttgatgttacacgGGTTTCAACAtccttgtttaaagtcagcatttcgcaaattctatggtcgataaaatgatctagtttgccaatacatcctatcattgggtcaaatgctgcttggtgtgtttcataccgattttcaagccgttcttgacacactgttTTTGAATatggattacttcgtttacctgatcaagatataggacacacggcggttgtgaccggttgacagggggttgcttactcctcttaggcatctgatcccacttttagtatatccaggggttcgtgtttgctaaactctctattttgtattccttgtgggagttgtgagattgatcaccgttcgctgtcttcacttttcacagagttcacaattctttgttatgtaaacaaggctcgtgttaTGTTTTTGCTTACATAGGTtaaaaatatactagtaaaagtttcgtttaaagcagatttttcaatttgcaaattaattctgaacacatttAAACGATTTCTAatgtttgtcacatctcattttgttttaaacatattttctattaatggaTCTCTATGTAGACAAAAATATGGAAcaaaccttgtttacataacaaaagaTTTGTTACTCAGCAACTGACAATAACAGTTTTGCTGACCACTAGAAATACCTTACTTAagtattgtaaacaataaaaatgtggGGGAAATaggaaaattttcagttcaaatcgtgaccatgcccctttaattCTGAGGTTAAAAGATAAAGctataaatattgaatattcatTAGGCCTACATATCATAACAACTCTAGCAAGAAAACtttataaagaaatatttgCACGTTTCAAGATTAAAAGAATGTTTTAATACACATTTTGACTATTAAGTTTCTGTTAGAAACACATGCCTATGCTTCACATATTACAGTCCTTGTTTGATATTGgcccccagggtgaaaatgagAATTCTGAAACATTATTGCACAGGACACCatcaatcatcttccaaaagatgaatTAGCTATTGCGTAAAATGCatgaggagttctgggaaccagttgggtttttttttcttcagaccCCCAGGATGAAATGGAAAATTCCGAAACTTATATGTatatctacaggacaccacgtATCATATTGGTATAACAATGTTTAAAACATGGATCAGCGGAGCCGTTGTAGTTTGCTACCGTAAATTGGTTCTTATAATTTGTGATTCCATTTACACAGAATATTAATTAATCCATTCAAAACATATCAGAACTTTTCATAAGATAAAATGAAGTTGCTGAATAGGTGTGTATCGGTTCATCGAACTGTCGCACCTTTCTTGAGGAAATCAGTCATTTTACGGTGATTTTCAGTGAATCGGCAAAATATGTccatttacatttatatagtgagAAATCAGTTGAGGTATAATAATACTGCTTCAAATGTTTTCTCTAAAcattcatcaaaagatatgatgCTAGATATAATTTGTTTCATGGAACAATGAAGTTTAGTTAGGAAGAATGTAAATTGAAAGGAGCCAATttcgttattatttttttcatttgcagTCCAATCGTGCTATTTTTTGTAAAGAAAAGATTTGAAATGTTACTACTGTCTTAAAGTATCCATGTAGAAAAGCCTTTATAAAGCTTGTGGATTGTTTCCATATCATTTTCATCAATTTGAAGCCACAACATTAGAGTCGACCCAGTTGATTGTTATTTTTTTCGTGTTTAAAAAAGGAAGACAAACATATATACTGACTAAAAGAAAATTAAGCAGTTTGACTTAAACGAGAATCTTGAGTTGATGCTCACCTTGTTAGGTTCATCCGGGCCAACTAAACAAACCCGAGAAAACTTGGACGCATGCTTCGCTGCAGCGGATCCAGCCAGCCCCGCGCCAACAACACATAGATCAAACATGAGTATCGTATCTTGTTGTTTCTTTAGAGAATTCACGTGTAGAACAGGcaaagaaaagagaaaatgaGGTCAAAAAGTAAGAGGATCGCGATAAGAAGATATGAGATACCACATTTGACTAAATATCACGaaaatctatacatgtatatcatacaagTATACcagtatatgtgtgtgtaaatatgtaggtatgcacatttttaatttatattgGCTAAGGATGACCTGTTAATATTAATCTAAACTGATTGAAATATTCCTGAAGTCTCAGTAAAAGTGCTGCACTGCTGACCTTGCCATACACTGGATTTACATAATATTTGGGACGCGTACCTGAATTTATGGTGAATTAAACATCATCACAATAGCTGACTTCCTTCGAAGCACATGTTTTCGTCGTCTAACTACTTATAGCTCAGCAgttagctgcagatctgtagctctctgggaaaatattgggacagactaCAAGCTACAGATAAACCCATTTTTCGATTTACGTCTTTTTTCTGACCATGGTAGAGATCTTATATCGCTGTGTTCTTGCATCGTTGTCTcaaataatgtaaaaaaaaaacaacaaaaaaaccaaaaaaaacaaaccaaaaaaccTAACATTTCCCCCCAAAATGTGTGTCCAAAATTCATTAACACCTCGTGGGAGCCAATAACTCATGGCTTCAAATGATATCGTTCGTTGgtgtagccatgttaggtagccaatCAAATCACTGGTTTATGGGAATTGCATAAACCACACGGTATATTGTAGAACTGGATTTTGAAAGTATTTCATAATgtcaattttatttaaattgactcttataatcatgataatcgtcttactttaaagatattttaaattagtttttaaacTGAAGTTTTTGGttaaaaattaattgtaatgTATTATTTAGAATCATTGTTGAAAAATGATAGAAATTCTATTTCAATAGAATAGCTAGATGCTGTCGTCTacggagcgccaaattaacataaacttgaATAAATGAaggtatcttcaattatttgaagatatcatcaattcatttaatgcgcgcaacaatttaattaaagatctcttcaaataattaatgttatcgtcaattctgaattattgcgcgcattaattaaattaatgatagcattaattcttctgctgaattgattcgcgctttaattgaattaatgatctcttcaaatgaattaaggatatcaacaattgaattaatgcgcgctacaattcagttgaagagagcaataatttatatactgcgcgcattaaatcaattgatgagagcaataattgaattgaatttattcaattattgctctcttcaattgaattaataatttaattgaattaattcaattgttgctctcttcaattgaattaatgatatctttaattcatttgaagagagcaataattcttttagaaagagaaactatataattaaagatatcttcaattcaacatatccacaattgaaattaatgatctctaattgaattgttgctctctttaaaagaattgatgtgcgcatcaattttttatacaaaagcattgtaaacaattaaaagatatcttcaattgaattaaagagatcatcaaattatttataccgaactctaatttaattattgtgagcaatatttctacgaaattgatgctctcctcaattgaattgaagagggcaatcattgaattaatgcgagcattaaatcaattattgctctcattaattgaattgaagcgcgcattaattcaattgatgctctctttaaagagagcaataattgaattgatgatatcttcaaataattgaagatatcttcaattatttgaatttatgttaatttggcgctacATAGTCATCAGACAGTAATACACATCCCGTCCTATACTTGTGTGACTAGCAAAGAAACCATTATAACTCCCATAATGATATAACATACCCTATATAGTCTTGCTGTATATATGTCgatgcattgagtattctgtTGGGCAAGTGCCCTGTGGTCATCCCAAACcctatttcataattgttgaaatatattgaaaacgATTGATATCCTGATCTTAAATCACACTTGTACAAATCAAGATGCATCGAGTATTCTGATGGGCAAGTACCCCGAGGTTATCCCAACCCTCATCGTTTTTCgattgttcaaatatctttaaaaatggtTGAAATTCCAACCTTTAAagcaaatatattcttgttgcaaATGATACAATGCACTGAGCACCAGATTTTGTTTCGTTGTTTCCCCACCCTATTTGACACtcaagatgaaaaaaaaattcgaaaACTTATTGCATATCTAAAGGACAACACCAACCATctcccaaaagatgatttggacACTGCATAGATtataagaggagttctgggaactcATTTTTTCTTTAGATAAACGTCGTTTTCAACCCACAATTGGTCCCTagggtgaaaatttaaattctgaaaccttatagcacatctacaggacaccaccaatcatcttccaaaagagcTACGTAAAATGTatgaggagttctgggaacgagattttttttaaacccccatcgggtaacaacaatatacccgaactttctttagtaAGGGCGGGTATAAATAGTCAATTGAGTTGATGTGGCAGTtgataaacaacaacaaaaaagtgtatgtatttcttaaatgttGGGTTACTTCAATGGCATTGAGGATCGTCCGTCGTCAtccgttaacatttgaacataaCCAATCCTTTTCTCTGTAAGTATATTGCCATTCTGTAGCAACGTTTGTATGGAACATCTTTGGGGTAAGAGGAACTAGATTGTAAATTCCAGTCACTGTACCCCTGGAGCCTGACTCTGGGGGCAACAAAATTGAAGATGATGTAATCTTTTCATCTCAACTCCTGGACATTAGGCACAGAAAATGATAATATAGGTACAATGAAAATAACAGccttacaaatacatgtattgtgaaattcatggcacTGGGTCaagggttctggtgctagggtgagCTTTATGGTTCATATGGTACACATGCGAAGAAAAGTCTGTACCAAAATTATCTGGGGTTCTGATACCCGAGTAGGCTTTATGACTCATACTcctgtgtgtccaggggtccgtgtttgcccaactatctattttgtattgcttttaagagttatgagattgatcactgttcgttatcttcacctttcatacagtgAAAATCtgttattttcttcttcttttttttaaatcgtatTCTTTAAAAGTAACTGTATACTGGTTACGTAACTTTGACATTATGGCCTCTTGGGTTAAGAATGTTGATACAACAGGGGTATTATAGTGGTTAATGTAGTGAAAGTGCTCATAACATttaatatttgcattttcaataaaaaaaaaattacaaattgtaatgatatacATTTCTTGAACGctctgcagttgtaaacaatttgggtatgaatacagaactacTTTGCAAATATAGAATTGGGAATTCCGATAGAAAGTAGAATATGAATAcaagaaataaatttgattttaattcatgagggtatgaactatAATGTTTCACACCGACATTTATTCTGGTAATAGTTTTAATACCTTAACAATTATATTGTAACTGTACAGAACAAGCTCTGTAAGATCGTTGTTTTCCCACCCTATTTGACCCTcaaggtgaaaaagaaaattccgaacactattacatatataaaggacaacaccAACCATctcccaaaagatgatttggacACTACATAAAATATACGAGGacagatcggttggtgtccctcggattaccgttcgagatatcaaagatttgtcttGTGTACAATCGTCAaattgtcagctttggtacagaaaccaacATTCTTATACCCaaagactgttatgttcctttaagatATATTTTTGATGATTCCTTTTCAGATCCTATGTGCTCGATCTCAAAATATTCtgtaaataattgtaaaacttgtgatatactgatcactagaaatccatttagtagtaatctcactggacgtagtttctgtaccaaaacttttgataatttgacttgtaaatcttctaacgttgtctacacTATTGAGTGTAGCttatgtggcttaatttatgtgggagaaactaagggttcacttaataaaacaATAATGGGGTAAAGATTTCAGATAAATAATGGttgtaaccaacttctttacaagcattttaattcaccgaaccactccatcttgtccatgaggttaaagattttggaaaatttttaccatcacacaaacaatccatcCAATATCAAGTACCCTTtatcgtagacaacgagaagatcactggaccAGGACCCTAGACattgcatttccatatggatgcaatgataatgtatatgatgtgggaaatttggtctttggtgatcaggtcttccaacagtctgttgtaattcccatgagcacgaattatgaccctttgttagctgacttgtttttatattcatacgtgagaagaaaatatctctCACTGTGacattcaattcgacatttcgatatatcgatgacgttttgtctatcaacaataataactttcattcatatgtcgattcgatatcttcctgaaataaaagacaccacagagttgtccacgtCTGCTTcttatttaagatattttattgaaagtagacattaacggcaaattgacaactcaactgtatgacaaacgggatgatttcagtttcgccatcgtcaacttcccatatttatgtagcaatattccattatcacctgcatatggtgtttatatctctcaactgattcgatacgcaagagcttgttctgcgtatgatcagtttttaaatcgaggcaagctactgacaaacaagtcgatgatacaggggtttcaacattctcgattaaagtcagcatttcgcaaattctatggtcgttataacgatctaatttgccaatacaacctatcgtttggtcaaatgccgtctgacatgtttcataccaattgttagaccgttttggcacactgattttgcctgcggatagctccgtttacctgatcaggatatagggctcacggcgggcgtgaccggtcgacaggggatgcttactcctcctaggcacctgatcccacttctggcgtgtccaggggtccgtgtttgcccaactctctattttgtattgattttaggagttatgagattgatcactcttcgttatcttcacctttcatatagaatGACAGTCagctttgattatatttttctttttggtttgtttttctctttttttttttcttctttctattGTCAACataaaattgaacatttaagaacaaagattttaaaagaaattaaaagaaataaaaaaacaacaaaaaaaacccacacattgacacatacacacacacatcaatGGACACCAAAAAAAGCAAGAATAAAATGCACCGCTATGGCACATGATACACCCATCAgatgtttattcattaaaaaatgatagaagTACATGCCACAAAATTCTTTGCTTTTAGGCCAAAAGTAAAATCAAGATTATTGCACCAATATATTTGCTTTTAGGTCTGAGGTAAAATGAAGATCAGCTTTTTGGTGCAAAGTCATTGCTTTTATGGTCTGAAGTAAAAGTCAAGATTATTCCTTGTAATGTGTCTATTACGGTACTGGCTAAAACTCGGTCTCcgacccggtcttcggtcccggtcccagattttttttaattcgggACCGAAACCGATGACCGGGATCGAGATCGGATTTTAGTCAGTACCGTCTATTGCACATTGCAAATGACTTGTCAATATATTTcttgaattgttcaaataaGTACAGACTATtctatttaaaacatatttttattttcttacacATTCTTTCACATGGTATGGATTACTTATTTTGGGTTTTGCGaagattattttcattattgatCTTTAACCACatgcacctgaagtatggatattactaccccctcccccctttttttgataatttttgggGGTGGCAATAAtatctctgaaatgt is a window from the Ostrea edulis chromosome 5, xbOstEdul1.1, whole genome shotgun sequence genome containing:
- the LOC125651461 gene encoding uncharacterized protein LOC125651461; amino-acid sequence: MFDLCVVGAGLAGSAAAKHASKFSRVCLVGPDEPNKKCSPDPNRDIYGGHYDEGRIYMQSTSDPVWAKLAQRSIPRYTDIEVESGIDIASEVGCLMIGNRGEDYITAVKDVAKKDRIGAKVLSGTAARSLFPFLSIPEDDEVVFEAQLAGYISPRRLVKAQITIAKKNGCQHVQEVARGISRVVRGDTDMVMEVTTDSGRRILAKKVLVATGAFTAFRNLLGNGVSPDTKLYPLAVTKLEISEEDAKKIRTMPSILYFGRGGKDWTQDFPVDPRTPVVFYMLPPIRYPDGKYYIKLGHSHDSIPKLLHTRQQMKQWFDHGPDARLTRQMADMILSVVQDIKVLSYHGDSCVVDVAPSNRPYIDKIHDQMGIAIGGNGYAAKSSDEIGRLAVELLMNGKWDIELPRSLFHVKLKSGYGTSCSKL